TAGTGGTCAATTTAAATTAGAAGTCTTAAACTGGAGAAAAGAACATAGTGCCAGCTATCAAATTACTGCCAATCATTTTAATATTAAACAACATTCCACTATTGCGAATTGGCAAAGAAAATTAAATGAAGGCGGTGTTGATGCTTTATTTATTAAGCAAGGACGACCATTAATGCATAAAAAGAAAATTAAAGCAAAGAAGCATAAATATACTTCTCAAGAGTTAACTGAACTTGAACGTCTACGTTTAGAGAATCGTGCATTACATGTAGAAAATGAATATCTAAAAAAACTAGATGCCTTAGTTCAGAAACGCGGACATCGGACGAAGAAAGATCTATAGTTAATGAACTAAGGCAAGAATTTGGCTTTAAATTAAAAGAAATATTACCCTACACAAGTTTGTCTAAAAGTACATTCGAGTACCATCCTCATCCAAAAAAGAAGCTGATCAGTGATAAAGCACTTGTTTCAATTATCAAAATGATAAAGAAGCATCATGCTAGTTATGGATACTGGCCTGTAACTGATACTCTGAGGATGACTTATCACTTAATGGTTAATCATAAACGTGTTCAACGCTTAATGCGTGAGAACAATTTAGGAGCTAATAAATATAATCTGAGAGCCGGTAAATATGATTCTTCAAAGGGTCCACAAAATAAGAAAGCTAAGAATCGGTTCCATCAAAAGTTTAAGACTGATAGACCATATCAAAAGGTCGTAACTGATATTAGTGAATTTAGATATGGGAAAATGACTATCCGTGATCGTGTATATTTATCGCCATTTAAGGACTTATTCAGCGGTGAAATTATCAGTTATACAATCACCGATCGTCCATTAACAAGATATGTTCTAGAAGGATTAGAGGGAGTGTTTACTGCAAGACCAAAGCTATTAAATTATCGAATGACAATCCATAGTGATCAAGGAATTCAATATCAATCTAATCCATATCGACATGCTTTACGAAAACATAAAGTATTTCAAAGCATGTCACGAAGAGCTACATGTCATGATAATGCAGCTATGGAAAGTTTCTTTCACATTATGAAAGTTGAAATGAATTATTTTACACATCACTTTGATACTAAGAAACAATTGGTTAAGGCGATGAAAGAATGGATAAGTTATTACAATGAAGATAGAATTCGGCACAAACTAAAAGGCTTAACTCCGATTCAATATCGGAATCAAGCCTTAAGTAAAATGATATAAAACTAACGTCCAGTTTTAGGGGTTAGCTTCAAAATATTTTTCCAGATTTTTTCTATAATTAATTAACTAAGTCTCTTCAGTCAAAGATGTCGATAGATTATTTATCAGATAAATATGCTGCCGTTAAAGTGGTAATTAAGCCTAACTTATACCAAGAAAGCAATAAGACTCACTACTCATGTAAAAGCTAACCGAAACAGCTCAACCAATTCTATACTTGAACTAAGACTTTAAGTTCTGCCACTACAACAATCAAGCTAAACCAATACAATTAAACATTAGTTAAAGTATTACGCACAATAACAATTACCATAATAATCCTCAGAAAGAAACTATCTTCAAACGAATTGAAATTAATTCTCTGAAAAACGCGGAAAATACAGAAAGTTTGCACTCATTAGTTTAACATCAAACAAGTTAGTGGCCACTAACTTGATTAAACATCAGAATAGTGCAATAGGTCTATTTAATAATAAAGTATCCAGATTCTATAATTACATTTCCATTCTAAAGAGGTTAAGTTCAAGAATTAGGCTACTTATTTTAAACGATTTCATAAAAAATTTACATTAATTTTGAATTATCCACATGGAAACTTTTTTCCAATATTCAGCCAAAACTAATTTTTTGTTTTATTACAAATTACAAACTTAGTCCTCATATGCCTATTCTTCAATCTTAGTAATTTTCGAATTTTTTAGAACATTAAATTTTTACAGCTTGAAATTAAAAATATTTTATGTCGGCAATATATTTATAACATAAAAAAGAAGGACTAAATTTATCAGTCCTTCTTCTAAAGCACAAAGCTATATTATAAAGTAACAACATCTTTATTTAACAGTTAGTTTTTCCAGTGAACTTCTTAAATTAATATAATTAGTCATATAACCTTTATTTACATGCATGGTAAGCTAGTTTTTTAAACTTCATTTTCAGGAAATAGTTCTAGTCCAACTTTTTATATTAAGATGAAACTAATTTATTATAGAAGTTATCCGGATAAACCACTTATAGTTTCATAAGCATTTCCCCTTCTTACAATTATAAAAATAGTATTTGGAACAAGTTAATTCGACTTCGAAGTCATCTTTAATATACCATATATTCCAGTTTTTGCAAACTTATGTTCGGCAATTATGGAAATTATTTAATTAGCCACTTGTGTAATAAACAAAAATTAAATTATCATCAAGTATAACAACCAAATATAGACCAAAAATGCCTAATTCAAGCAAAGCACCTCAAGATGACCTTTAATGAAACTTTAGTCGATATAATATTAATTTGTTTTTTTATTTTCATTATAAGCATGTTGAATTAAACCGGAAGCTAAACTTTTATCCAAAGGTGCATTTAGTCTATCTGCCTGCCTAACAAGTTTATTAACTGCGGTAGTTTTCTTTTCTATTCCATTTTTTTCTGTCTTAGTTTCTTCTTGTTCAACTATTACTTGTGCAATTTTGTACCAAACATCAAGTTTTTCGGCTAAAGAACTATTATGGATTTGGATATATGGGTATATACCCACAAATGCAAAGGCTAAAATAACAACTAGTATCCCTAACATCATTATGAAATTCTTTATACTAATCATTTTTATTAATCTCCTTTCTTTCAATATCAGTATTCATAAGTTTTAATTTTCTAATTTCCTCCTTTAACATATCTATCTCGTCTTCATCTTCACGGTACTTTTCATGATAGTACTTTATATCGTTATATAGCCTTTTCCTCTCAGTTTCATCAGCTTCAAATTTTGACATTATTCGCCAGTAATAAAGACCAATTACTATTGAAATGAGACCACCAAATGCGGTAAAAGTTAGTAGCAATAATATATCTCTATTCATTTTATAAAACTCTTTTTATATTTTAAGCATAATAAAAACATTCTAAATGTAATCAATTATATATTTAAAATCTTTTTATTTTTAAATCTTTTTATTTTTTAAGTTACTTCTTTATAAGCTTTGTACTTATTACTAATATAGCATTATTTTGCGGTTTTTACCAAACATACGTTCTTAAATATTTTTATAATATTTTTTGAACATCTGTTTGCATACGTGACAAGGATGTGTTATATTAACCTTGATATCGATATCAATATATTAACTTGTTTTTAATTGACTTCTGAAAGGGAGAAATATCATGAGTAATGCATTAATTATTCCGAAATATAGCATAAGCAAATCCTTATATAGTAAATCTTTTACTAAAGGGCTTAATGCTACCAACTTTAATGAATACGATTCACAAATTATTTTAAGTGAACTAATAAATTTAAATTATGCAGGAGATTTCAAATTATCTGAAACCAATATAACTGAGTCTCGAATAACAATTGCACCTGATTACGGAACTTTTTTATTATTAATCATAGATAGTAGAGGTAACGCTTACTTTATTTTATATGATCTAAATGAATTTAATGATTTGTTGGATCAAAGTAGCAATAACTTTCTTAGTCTTAAAGAAATAGACTATTTAAGTGAATTTAAGATAACTGACTTTAAAAATATTGTTGGCTCTTTTCAAGGATTTGGTATTGATAATGATCTAAATATATATATTTCTAGCGAATATCCACCTACAGTAAAAAGTTATTTTTCTCATGATAGAAAGATAATAAAAATATCCTGGAATCGAAATGAACCAAGTGACTGGAGAATTCTAGACTTATCTAGCGATAATGCTTTGGATCATGAACATTGCACTACTGAATTTAAAAATATTCAGGTCATACATGAAAATGATCTTTTTCTAACAGTTGCCTATTATAAACTTAAAATTGATGAAAAATTGAATAGATTTGTTGAACAAATTTGTAACGGGGTGTTTGAAATTAAATGGTATACAAATGCAGACATTTTTTAACTTACTTATTTAATTAAATATAATGACTAAAAAGTAATTCATAAAATATTTTTTATTTCCTTAGGACTAATTTTCAAAATTCAATTGGCATTAGTCCTTTTTTATACATTAATCTTAAAATTTAAGCTAATTTATATTTTCTTATTCCGTTATCTACTTAATTATCCGGCTAACTACTATTTATTCTTATAATACAAGTTATGTTAATAAAAATCCCTGATTTTAACTTGGCGTTTGCAGATTTTATTGCTCAAAAGATCCATACAAAATATGTTTTAATTCTATTTATCATTTTTAATAATCTTATTTCTTGCATTGGTGTATAATGTTCCCAAGTAAACGATTATATTGAGGTGATTTTATGAATCTAAATAAAAAAATAGTGTTCGGTTCAGTCGCAAGTATTTTAGCGCTGGGCTCAGTAGTACCGATAATTCAAAGTTCAAATCTATCAACTGTATCTGCTAAATCAGCAACTATTACTTTAAATCATAATTCCTACATTTACAGCTCTAATGGCAAGCGTACTTATTTTAATGGTAAAAAGACCTTAAAAACAGGTACGGTTGTAAATTCAAACGGAAAGATTTCAACTATTAATGGTAAGAATTATTATTCCATTACTAACAATGCTTATATTAAAGCTAGCAATGTAGGGATGATTGATGATCAAGTCCAAAAAGGCAATTTGCAGTTAAATTATAATTCATTTGTCTACGACAAAAACGGCAAGCGTTTATCTACATACCGTGGGAGTAAATCTAATACCCATATCAAAAAAGGCACTCCTTTAAAATATGCCACTTCTATTGAGCCTGTTGATCGAAATAGTAAACATTTTTATCTTTTAAATGACGATGGTTACAATCAATCTTGGCTACCATATGAAAAAATCGGTAATAAATATTACTACAATATTGGTGCTGGAGGCTATATCAATGCTTCGAATGTAGATAAAATTGACAATAAGCCCCTATACACTACTGAAACTTCTGTTACAATTGAAAACTCAAATATTAAGCAGCCATTTACGATTGGTACTGGCAAAGACAAAACAGAAATACAGAATGGTAAGACTTACAACGTTGACAGGATTACAGGTGTAACCGCTGATCCATCTAGTCTTACAGAATATCGTATCAGCGGTACTACCGATGCCTTTATTAGTTCTAACCTTGTCAAAACTAGGCCTCGTCAAAGATTAGAAATATATACGTATGCCACATATGTAAGTTTTAATAAAGCTACAGGTACATATGACGCACACGGAAAGGCCCTACATATTGAAGGTACCCATTCTACTTTTAATAAAAATGATAAATATCCGGTTGAGGATTTAACATACATTTGGATTCCTGAAGAAAATAAGGCTGAACTATTTTACTTACTACAATATTCTTGGACTAAAAATGGTATCAAAAATAGTATACCGGGTAACTTTGTGAATGAGAGTTATCAAGGACTTATCTACGTTAAAGCATCTGATGTAAATTACTGTTCTGGACCTTATCTGAAACCAGATAATTCTCCTGAGCAGGCAAAAGCAGATGCTAACGTGGCCAAGGAAGCTGATAAAAAAGAGCTTCAAAACTTAATTAGTCAAGAAAATACGATAGTTGCCTATAAGAAGGATAATGTTATCAGATTTTGTGACGTATATTATAGCTATGCCTTAAAATTTGCTAAGAGCATAAATGACTCAAATACTGCAAGTATAGCAGAAGTTAAAAAAGCCACTTCATTATTATCTACAGCTCAAAAAGCAGTAATTAATAGTACTCCTGAACAAGACCAAATAGATAATATTTTGATAAATACTAATCCCTATCTTTATATAAAATAGAATAGCAATAATCAAAGCTAATACAGTTTAAAGCTTCATTTCGATACTTAATCGGAATGAAGCTTTTTAGTTTAGTCTTGTATATAACATTTACTACTCAATGGCATTTTGATAAGTCTTTCAAATTTTGATGTATACATTTTTTATTTTCATCGAACATCAGTTTGCTTTTTGCGAACATATGTGCTATATTAATCATGATCTCGAGATCATATTAACTTGTTTCTATCAATTATTTTTCGAAAGGACTATATAATTATGAGTAAAAAATCTTACGCATCAACTACATTGATGTACACATTAGATGAATATAACAATGGACTATATCAAAATGTCGTTCAGAAAGGAAATGTTGGATCAAAATACTGTTATGCACTTCAACTACATGGCGGTAAAAATGGCTCAAATTACGTTTTTAGAACGCCTATACAAGCAGACATGAATTTTAATAAAAATTGTGTTCTAATATTATCTGGAACAGCATGTGGACACACACAAACCTTTGAATATTCTGGTCAGTCTGGTGCTTGGTTCATTGGTACTAAAGGAAAGTTTTCAGATGCTGATTCAAAAAAATATAAATGGGCTTCTCAAATAGCTCGTGTCCAAATTCCTGGCGGATCATTTTCTTCCAACACGCAGTTACCCAGATTTTCTTGCTTAAATCGAGCCGGTGATGGTACTAAAATTGATGGATCTACTTTTGCTGGTACTGATTTATATCGTTCAGAAGCAGCAGTTTCTCCAGACTATAGTAAGTTTTTATTAGCAACTATTGATACTAATGGAAATGGTTACTTCTATTTATATGATTTAGACGAAATTAACCAAGCGCTAAACGATGCAGGAACTACTGATGTTGATATTGGAACTATTCCATGTCTAGAATCATTTGCCATCCCTAGCATAACCAATGAATATAATTCCATTGGATCAATTCAGGGTTACGATTTAGATAATTACAATAATATTTATATTTCAAGTCAGTATTCTGGGAAGTCTAACCGTAATATTTATAAAATTCCATGGGGAGCAAGTGATCAATCACAATGGGATCAAATCTCTCTAACCAGTGAATCGGCTTTAGATACATCAGGTTATTACACTGAATTAGAGAGCGTCCAAGTCCTCAGTGAAAACGATCTTTATTTGACTGTGGCTTACCACCGAAATTCCGATAACGCCACAACAAGAAATCGTATTTTTGAAGTACAATGGTAAGTATAATTTGTTCTTTAAGATATCGGAATAACAATAATTACTATAATTAGCTCTTTAGCATTTGAATATATTTAGCTCTATATGATAGAAAGAAAGATTGAAAACTTCAATCTTTCTTTTTTATTACCA
This genomic window from Lactobacillus panisapium contains:
- a CDS encoding IS3 family transposase, giving the protein MVNELRQEFGFKLKEILPYTSLSKSTFEYHPHPKKKLISDKALVSIIKMIKKHHASYGYWPVTDTLRMTYHLMVNHKRVQRLMRENNLGANKYNLRAGKYDSSKGPQNKKAKNRFHQKFKTDRPYQKVVTDISEFRYGKMTIRDRVYLSPFKDLFSGEIISYTITDRPLTRYVLEGLEGVFTARPKLLNYRMTIHSDQGIQYQSNPYRHALRKHKVFQSMSRRATCHDNAAMESFFHIMKVEMNYFTHHFDTKKQLVKAMKEWISYYNEDRIRHKLKGLTPIQYRNQALSKMI
- a CDS encoding helveticin J family class III bacteriocin, producing the protein MSKKSYASTTLMYTLDEYNNGLYQNVVQKGNVGSKYCYALQLHGGKNGSNYVFRTPIQADMNFNKNCVLILSGTACGHTQTFEYSGQSGAWFIGTKGKFSDADSKKYKWASQIARVQIPGGSFSSNTQLPRFSCLNRAGDGTKIDGSTFAGTDLYRSEAAVSPDYSKFLLATIDTNGNGYFYLYDLDEINQALNDAGTTDVDIGTIPCLESFAIPSITNEYNSIGSIQGYDLDNYNNIYISSQYSGKSNRNIYKIPWGASDQSQWDQISLTSESALDTSGYYTELESVQVLSENDLYLTVAYHRNSDNATTRNRIFEVQW
- a CDS encoding phage holin, LLH family produces the protein MISIKNFIMMLGILVVILAFAFVGIYPYIQIHNSSLAEKLDVWYKIAQVIVEQEETKTEKNGIEKKTTAVNKLVRQADRLNAPLDKSLASGLIQHAYNENKKTN
- a CDS encoding SLAP domain-containing protein — encoded protein: MNLNKKIVFGSVASILALGSVVPIIQSSNLSTVSAKSATITLNHNSYIYSSNGKRTYFNGKKTLKTGTVVNSNGKISTINGKNYYSITNNAYIKASNVGMIDDQVQKGNLQLNYNSFVYDKNGKRLSTYRGSKSNTHIKKGTPLKYATSIEPVDRNSKHFYLLNDDGYNQSWLPYEKIGNKYYYNIGAGGYINASNVDKIDNKPLYTTETSVTIENSNIKQPFTIGTGKDKTEIQNGKTYNVDRITGVTADPSSLTEYRISGTTDAFISSNLVKTRPRQRLEIYTYATYVSFNKATGTYDAHGKALHIEGTHSTFNKNDKYPVEDLTYIWIPEENKAELFYLLQYSWTKNGIKNSIPGNFVNESYQGLIYVKASDVNYCSGPYLKPDNSPEQAKADANVAKEADKKELQNLISQENTIVAYKKDNVIRFCDVYYSYALKFAKSINDSNTASIAEVKKATSLLSTAQKAVINSTPEQDQIDNILINTNPYLYIK
- a CDS encoding helveticin J family class III bacteriocin, which gives rise to MSNALIIPKYSISKSLYSKSFTKGLNATNFNEYDSQIILSELINLNYAGDFKLSETNITESRITIAPDYGTFLLLIIDSRGNAYFILYDLNEFNDLLDQSSNNFLSLKEIDYLSEFKITDFKNIVGSFQGFGIDNDLNIYISSEYPPTVKSYFSHDRKIIKISWNRNEPSDWRILDLSSDNALDHEHCTTEFKNIQVIHENDLFLTVAYYKLKIDEKLNRFVEQICNGVFEIKWYTNADIF
- a CDS encoding helix-turn-helix domain-containing protein, encoding MSKYLLKTKLEAVDLYQRGFSTKEIQEKLHITSRKSIDGWINNYQQYGNRGLEKSFSKTRYSGQFKLEVLNWRKEHSASYQITANHFNIKQHSTIANWQRKLNEGGVDALFIKQGRPLMHKKKIKAKKHKYTSQELTELERLRLENRALHVENEYLKKLDALVQKRGHRTKKDL